attacattatggaacattccaCCCCACCACGGTGAAGGAATtagcacataaggtgagtgtatacaataatcaacatcaatgaactatggatagcttcattagctttataggaacatcgtATCATGAACTATAGCTTCTTTAGActtagcttatcatcatcactatcgtaCTCAtcgcatatctcttatctcatatggcttattcatgaacaaggactcatagttttcttgaagatagaaaattcataaagaagaaggaaaatcatgctataagattcatgccttgggaagaaaggactagccttacatacctttgtcatttagctatcctatcgcttgctcgttctcctttattGCACGCGTTtcaccttcaagagaattcgtatcgatgTTAGCTtatacaattataagaacgtgcttactaaagctagagaaaattgggcagcatttcctttgtttatacgacttccatTATATTCCGTATCAcgcccaacattcataacatcaatcacaatatcataacaacaatcgtcattcatttacattattcacatttcacaatttcactccaattctccataatcatgaccaacgtgcattatcgcgttctttctcatacgatacttattccatgttctaaatgtcatttataacgtatttgtaATCTCAacgtatccattttcatgattcattccaactactactcaacaatagcaCCATCCACACATTTATGactcattttctatactcttctacaatccaagtgtttcaactcatCAACACTTTAAAAAACAtagaaagaccataaaactcaccttatataatggaggaataagccttgaatggaagtacacctcttgcaccaaaacctgTTCACCCTTCTTGggattttcttggtttggatgactttaatgggtttcacacacttgattcacttcaattcttgttgatgatccttgatttcctttgttttcttatagatgaaatatatggaaggttctagaggtcttgagaggttgaagaagtgtgtggaatgaaataaatgaagtgggaacatcattatataattgaactaagttcagcccgtcgggacttccacggacccttccacggtccgtggaaaatgatgctgtccgtggaactagtcgtggttcatgaccagccagccaccaccTCTACTAGTAGTTCCACGGACCATTCCACGACCCGTACAAGGTTTCACGGTCCttggaagtggccgtgaaactcacaacttctccgaagttgttcccctcgtctcgtttgatctccaatccttatggaaccttcttaacacttgtttatcacttcattaacaatctaaggggcattataactcttccccaaaacatcattaggTCATCCTTAACTTGATGCTCATAATTTGCCCGACACAcgacttataactcgctttccttaacaactttctttccttaactcaaatgtctttgaaaatcttaattaggaccattaaagactatttctcACTTGTCCAatcctcgtatacgtcatgcccttcgttagtctattcactgtacgctaaggggaaatttctaaggtgtaacacttcttaggggtttcttgggtttttcttttggtgcgaccgagctcaaagagcgcttacgtatcctgtcgcagcaggaattaggtcgaacgtagttcgggATAAATAATTTTGAGCTTTGGGTTTACTAATAATGTGACTGAGTCCcaaatggactgcctacgtatctcaCTGTAGGGAAGTcagtcattgcgtagttcatattacaacagttgttttgttttttctatCTATTACCAAATGATTACAAGTAAAGGAAATAACTAATACaagcaaataaaataacaattaCAAGCAAAAGATACTATTACaattaaaaacttatttttatgcGTAGTAGCATGGTTTGGGCCACTCTTGTCCATCCATTCTTTCCAGTACTACTTCTCCTCCGGAGATACTTTGCGGACCACGTATGGGTCTTTCCAGTTGGGGGCAAATTTCCCCTTGTATTCGTCCTGATGCACCATTTACCCGATTTGAAAAAGTCGAGTTCTGACTCGTTTGTTGAAGGCTCTCGCCATTCTTTGTTGGTATAGTTGGCCATGGTATACGACAACTATTCTCTTCTCATCAATTAAAGCCAGTTGCTCATATCGAGCTCGGACCTATTCTACATTGTCCAATTTTGCCTCTTGAATGATTCTTAATGACGGTATCTCGACCTCGGCCGGTATGACTGCTTCCGTACCATAAACAAGTAAATAGTGCGTTGCCCCTATTGAAGTTCGAGCCGTGGTACGGTATCCCAATAAAGCATATGGCAATTGCTCGTGCCAACCATTGTAGTTATCCATTATCTTTCtcaatatcctcttgatattcttgttggtACGCTTCTATGGCTCCATCCATCTGTGGCCGGTAAGCTGTTGAATTTTGATGAGTGATTTTGAGTTGCTCACAAATGTACTTCATCAAGTGGCTATTCAGATTCGCTCTATTATCGGTTATAATGGACTCAGGTATGCCGAATCAGCATATGATGTTGTTCCTCACTAAGTCGGCCACCACTTTCTTTGTCACTGATTTATGTGACGTTACTTCTATTCATGTGGTGAAGTAATCAATGGCAACTAGAATGAATCGATGCCCATTTGAAGCGGCGAGTTCGATCGGTCCAATGACATCCATACCCCAAACGACAAAGGGCCATGGTGAACTCATAACATTGAGCTCACTTGGCGGAACTTTGATTAAATCGTCATGAATTTGACACTGATGGAATTTCTGCACAAACTTGCAGCAATCATTTTCCATCATCATCCAGTAGTatccgagggtctttcggaaatagcctccctactatggtgggggtaaggtctacgtacatTTAACCCTCCCCAGGCCCTACACTGtgggattcaactgggtatgttgttgttgtatccaGTAGTATCCGACTCATAGATTCTCTTAGCCAGCATGAATCCATTCATATGGGGTCCACAAGTCCCAGCATGTACTTCTTCTCAGAGTTTTGTGGCTTCTATGGCGTCCATGCATCGGAGTAAACCCAAATCCAGCGTTTGTTTATACAACACTTCTTTGTTTAGAAAGAAACCATTGGCCATCCTCCTAATGGTTTTCTTTCTCCCACTTGTGATGCCCTCGGGATATTCCTGTTTCTCCAAATATGTCTTGATATCATTATACCATGGTTTGCCATCTGGTTCTACTTCCACGTGGGAACAGTAGACATGTTCTTCTTTCAGACTTATCTCCAGCGAGTCAATGTGACTACTTTCGGGGTGTTGGATCATTGATGCTATTGTGGCCAATGCATCGGCAAATTCGTTCTGAGCTCTTAGGGTATGTTGGAACTcaatttttctaaatttcttgCACACCCTTTGTGCCAAATTTACATATGGCAGgattttatcatttttggtgGCCCATTTTCTTTCTACTTGGTCGATCAGTAAGTCAAAATTTTCGATGACCAGTAATTCATTTATATCCATATCCAGTGCCATCCTGAGGCCTAGAATGTAAGCTTCGTAttcagccatgttgttggtacaaCGAAATTTGAGCTTTGTAGCCATTGGGTAGTGTCTTACATTCTTTGATATTAGAACTGTTGCGATTCCGAAAACCTTATAATTGACTGCTCCGTCGAAGAACAATCTCCAACCTCTGTATGGCTCCACCATTTCCTCTTCTATGGATAATACCCCTTCGTCTGGGAAGAGAGTGCGAAGGGGTTCAAGATCCTCGTCCACTGGACTTTCAGCTAGCAGGTCGGCCAAAGCTTGTCCTTTAACGGCCTTTTATGCTCTGTACACAATAtcgaattgtcacgacccaaccggagggccgtgatgagcacccggtgctagcccacccggtgctagcccacccgggcaccctcttaacatacttatacatcacatctaggtgagccacatagttaaatcgtgcttttcattcattatcattctaatctcattgggcaacaacacatctatatcatcattaacaactatgcccatataaatgtacataagccgacaaggctatcaaaataatatcccaaaatataggtcgacaaggccaaacacatctaaccatatacatatatctacgagcctctaaggaagATATGTCATATcgtaacatatgggcgggacaaggccccgccgtgcccataaatatgtacacaaaagaatctataccaaaagctgcagctccgaatgaagtggagctccgctatgtagtccctgagaaatatagctatggatcgagtctgtctccctggccacctgcgggcatgacgcagcgtccacaaacaaaaggacgtcagtacgaagaatgtactgagtatgtaaagcatgatcaatatcaatataaaagcataatagtcaacatatgaaataacataggatgggagataatagcattatcgtcatagcacttactttctttccatagggacgttccatttctattgtgtattcgcgtacatacatccatatccgtactcatttacctttcgtatccatattcgtattcgtattcatatttcctttcatactcatgttcatatcgtatacattgcatatacctagcctttacttggcatttacatattcttaacatattcgtactgatattgatgtcatatacatagcatattcgtactcatattgatgtcgtatacatagcttttatatagcatacctgaccacgaaggttcggtgtttcacatagctgGCCTTACCAAGGCTCGTTGTCATGCACCCGGCCCAACCAAGGCTCGGGGGGTTGTTCGTACCAATGCGGTGGTGCGCAcgcatcgtcatatatatatatatatatatatatatatatatatatatatatatatatatatatatatatatatatatatatatatatatatacatatgcatatgtatatgtatacatatgcatatgtatatgtatacatatgcatatgtatatgtatatatatatatatatatatatatatatatatatatatatatatatacatatatatctatatatatatatatatacatatgtatatatatatataagctcgggggttcacaatagccactcgggcgcatatacatataagctcataattatctttagcctttttattaTCGTCactcattacattctatccttagaggattactcatttgttatatcccgtattttgtacgtcgggatgtTCCGAGCTAAGCGTGGAAAGTTAAAAACAAGGCTACTttccgatttcgttttaaggtataagtcgcttatgatttcattggtatggaatattaaggaatttggggttaaaagtgaattatggaaagttagacatttcatgaaaatttgggggccaaaagttaattatagaaagtggccatttcatgaaaataaaggccatgtggccggccacatggtgtgggccataggccacatggatgaaatatatatgtgtgtataagatgacaattagtcatcttcatcatttgtcactccttagaaagttcaagaaatatggagaaagaaggagaaaggcaTTCGGCTATGGGCTGGCCGAAACTGCCTCCCCActattgatcatgaaaaattcttttctcctagctttcctactaattgaaaggccctcgttaacgtggagtagttgttggaacaagaaaaccgctcgttgtcgcCATGTAGaagcctagccgagtgaagaagtggagtgaagaaggtaaggttcaatctttattttcatatgttatgcatggtttgtggatgttgtggagtatggaaatgaatggaattcatgaaaatatggtgttgtgtgtgtggccgtgtatgtgtggttagtgtggaagtgaagaactaattttatttagcatgtttagattgttgtgttgtgggttgtatgatgcaaatgaaagtttaatgattcaaattgaagtgtgGTTGCTATTGGGGCCGTGTGTtgtcttggccgtgtgtaggtcatgttgtgtaggaatgatgaattaaactcatttagtgttttggttgatgttgttatgaattacgtgatgaaaatgaaggtttgatgacttaaattagagttgtaattgttggtgggctgatttagaacctaaagtgattctaatattgtttcatgaatttatggaagataatgttgtcaatgtgtgaattgttggtatagttgatgaatttgaaaggaagaaatgtgttgttgattgttttcttgaacttagaggatttcgggtgtagtagtatattgtttggattgctttgaatattgtgcggattgtttggagcgttcttgaatcttgtttaaatgatcttggattagtacttgaacttgcgagcgttgatgttagcttggaagtatgtagttgaattggaTGTAATTggatgtcgtcgaattatgtagaaaggagttgttaatgttaaaatgcattCGAAATTAGTTATTGATGTCGTttatgtggttgttggtattgttgttgaagatttagccgagttgaatgttatatcccgtatttggaacgttgggacgattcgggttaactatgataagttagggtcaggaccattccgggatgcgaagtcgagacgtgtgaccttcgattttgtcgtaagacctaagtgtgtatgatgttattggtatggaaacatcaaagaaaattcgggaccaaagatggaataacgGGAAGTtgtcaattattgaaagaaaaagagggagtaaaatagggccatgtggccggccacctttggagtgggccatggccacatggttggccattatttgtaataaaggatgattaagggaccattttatcatcatctcaagacttaagaaaaaatcaagaactttggagaaaaacaccaacaaccattcggccatagcttccaaaatcaagaccaagagtaagccaccaaaaaaattatttcttcaagcaaacctactaattggaggtgcttagtaacgtggagttgttgtttcaagcgttggattgttcgttttcatccttggccaactttagacaagttgaggagttgtgaagaaaggtaagttctaatcttgttttatgagttatggaaggtttatgtgtgtggttgtatgttaatatggatgaaattcatgagatatggcatgatgaagttgagccgtgtactatggtgtttggccgtgtgcatgtgtgtgttgtgtgtctaagtgatgaactaagttttatgtagcatgtttggttattgtagagtgttgaaatgaatgaaaatcatgaagtatgtatgtaggtgtgttggccgaatatggcctcttatgtgtgtcaagaaatgaattagttttcttggaattttggttgttgttgttatgtggattctatgttggaaatgagagtttaatgactcaaattggtattgtaagtgttatgggctgatttggaagaagcgagctccatttcctctggagtgctgccgagtcagagtgtttatgttatgtcttcttggtttatgttagagactttgcagacagggtcacgtgtatatataacatgtcaattttgtaagcggctatgtaagccgatgtatcattatgaaTTATAATCAGATTTCCTATGATTACGgtgttttatttgttttgagaaagatgaaaagtgtgTGGTTCTTttaaaagcttccattatgttttattttcatgACTTAatggcccagcatgattatgagtattacgagagtcagcgggttcgctcggccctaagtaagggccgggtgcccatcacgccctatcaggttagggtgtgacatcatcgtataagaaacttagtacaatcgtatcatttgagcatcatagaCTTGGTAGCTTcaagagataggatcattggagaatatcatagactcgtagaaggataatatttggccaaagaaccatgccttatgaaagaagggttagccttacatacctttccgtgcaactattctatcacttgtacgttcttcttcgaggctcacgttctaccttcattgaagtgcatattcatattagataatggatagcttagcattcatgactaattctagagaaaatcggacaacatctcttttatttatacgacttcctccgtatcatatatcaactcccaaacattaataataacattcacaatatcatcgcaatagcctttagtcaactacattactcttactttcaccattcactccaattcatccatattcatagtcatatcacataattccgttcattcatattcaaggtctatcccatgttctcaacatcgtttataacataattatattcataatgtatcaataatcataactcattccaaacatttactcaaaagtggcactattgcacattcatgacccatttcttatattcttttgcaatccaagtgtttcaacttccaaatactttaaacaatatggaaacatcataaaacttaccttagatggtgtaggattgaaccttgggtgcaaatacctcacttgagcaaaaccttagtttttccttcacttgaattccttgtttttgatgaactttaatgggtttcttacttttgattcacttgttttgatgataagaacctttgatttcccttggattcttgttcatgaaatgtatgtaatgctctagagactttagagagaagtgggaagtgttggaaatgaaataattaagttggaatcacattttaaagacttagaacatttcgcccgtcgggacttccacggaccgttccacggtccgtggaacacggCTGCCCATGGAACCCGGTCGTGCTTCATGACTAGCTagccaccatctctgctggcagttccacggacccatccacggtccgtggatcatggtgttgtccgtggaacatggtcgtggaactcacagttccaccgaagttgttcccgtcgcctcgtttgatctccaatccttatggaaccttcttagcacttgtttatcacttcattaacaatataaggggcgttataactcttccccaacacatcattaagttgtcatcaacttgctactcataaatcctttccaatactt
Above is a window of Lycium ferocissimum isolate CSIRO_LF1 unplaced genomic scaffold, AGI_CSIRO_Lferr_CH_V1 ctg8930, whole genome shotgun sequence DNA encoding:
- the LOC132045992 gene encoding uncharacterized protein LOC132045992, yielding MVEPYRGWRLFFDGAVNYKVFGIATVLISKNVRHYPMATKLKFRCTNNMAEYEAYILGLRMALDMDINELLVIENFDLLIDQVERKWATKNDKILPYVNLAQRVCKKFRKIEFQHTLRAQNEFADALATIASMIQHPESSHIDSLEISLKEEHVYCSHVEVEPDGKPWYNDIKTYLEKQEYPEGITSGRKKTIRRMANGFFLNKEVLYKQTLDLGLLRCMDAIEATKL